From a region of the Tachypleus tridentatus isolate NWPU-2018 chromosome 1, ASM421037v1, whole genome shotgun sequence genome:
- the LOC143247224 gene encoding serine/threonine-protein kinase 33-like translates to MENVLLSKNPTDESDDLYIKVTDFSLAVVKSGAGQENMLQDCCGTPVYMAPELWDKKSYSQQCDVWSIGIMMYWLLCGSPPFIAPNEDTLSTIIKQAKFNFGSPSWKNISENAKFLIQGMLRVDPAHRLTASEVLHNPWTKGKSNTLSISDFPQPPNVLEMMQMWHREFRHQEPSLRSVENENVLEWDTSLDSSSKLRQETISTQQPEKSSLSSNSSLVTLGTKVRFIGKVCQCTVK, encoded by the exons ATGGAGAACGTTCTTCTAAGCAAAAATCCAACAGATGAAAGTGATGACTTATACATTAAA GTGACAGACTTTAGCTTAGCTGTTGTGAAAAGTGGAGCTGGACAAGAAAACATGTTGCAGGATTGCTGTGGGACTCCAGTCTATATGG ctcCGGAACTCTGGGACAAGAAGTCTTACAGCCAGCAATGCGACGTTTGGTCAATTGGAATTATGATGTACTGGCT GTTATGTGGCTCACCACCGTTTATAGCACCTAATGAAGATACGTTGTCAACCATAATCAAACAAGCCAAGTTCAATTTTGGAAGTCCTTCCTGGAAAAACATATCAGAAAATG CCAAATTTTTGATCCAAGGAATGCTTAGAGTAGATCCAGCACATCGACTCACAGCAAGTGAAGTACTTCACAACCCATGGACTAAA ggAAAATCAAATACCTTGTCGATTTCTGACTTTCCACAACCACCCAACGTTTTGGAAATGATGCAGATGTGGCATCGGGAATTTCGTCACCAGGAGCCATCCTTACGGAGCGTCGAAAATGAAAATGTCTTGGAATGGGATACATCCTTGGACAGTTCAAGTAAATTACGACAAGAAACAATAAGCACACAGCAACCAGAAAAGTCAAGCCTTAGTTCGAATAGTTCACTTGTGACACTTGGAACTAAAGTTCGATTTATTGGAAAGGTATGTCAATGCACAGTCAAATAA